The window TTACCGCTTTAATAAAACGATAGTGATGATGATTACCGTACCCGAAAATGCCGATTTAAACCATATGGGGCAGGTGGCAGAATCGTACAGCGAAAAATGTAAAGCCTGGAACCAGCTGATGAGTAAGTACCAGGTAGGAGTTGCGGGGGTAGCCCCTGGACAAAAATGGGCCCAAACTGAAGAGATCTATTCTTTTATTAATCCGTAATACAGTTTACGGATTAATCATTTAATCTGCATACTCTTTTACAAACGACCTTGGCGACTGACCTTTAATTTCTTTGAAGTGTTTATTAAAGTTCGATAGGTTATTGTGCCCGCTGCTATAACAGGCTTCGCTCACATTACAGGTGCCTTCAATTAGCAGTTTGGCGGCAAACCCAATCCGTACCTCTTTAATAAAATCAAGCAGGGTCCGGTTGGTTTTAGCTTTAAAGAACCGGCAAAAGGCAGCAGGGTTCATATTTACTAAGCCCGCTACATGCGAAAGTGAAATCGTTTCTTTGAAATTTTTGAAAATGTAATCGTAAATCAGGTTGATTTTATCGGCATCGGCAGAGTTATCAACGATATTAAAACCGGGTGTAGCCAAAATAGAATACTCGCCCGATTGCGCCAGTACATCGAGTAAGTGCAACATTAACGAAGCCCTGTGCAGGCCTTTGCTTACCAGCATTTCCTGTAATAAGCTTTTCGCCGTTTCTAAAGTATTGCCAGTAAAACGAATTCCTTTAGAAGCATTGTGGAATAACTCCTTTAAATGACGGGCTTCGGGTTTATCAAGTAAATCTTTACCCAAAAAATCAGGGAAAAAATGAACTACAGTAACACGGGGTTGCTGGTAGCTGTTTACGCTTCCATAATATTGCCAGCAATGTGGCAAATAACCGCCCATTAATATCAAATCAGATCCTTTAAAATCTCCGGTATGGTCACCAATAAATCGTTTGCCTTCGCAGTTCTCAATCAATGCAATTTCAAAGTTGAGGTGACACTTCATATGCGTGTACTTGATCAACTCAAGTGGCTCAGTGCGGATGGTAAATGATTGGTTAGGTGGAAAGTTAAAGTTCTCGTATCTGTATTCCATAAAATTGTATTTCTACTGTATAAATATCCTGTTTTTAGCTGAAATGTGCAAGTATATTTGGAATTAAGTTGCTGATTTTTGAAAATTTTATTTGATATTTTGTATGTTTTCAACTTTATGTACGTATTATTTTAAAATTATTTGAAATAATATTTTGTTTGATATCTATTTTTTTAGTGTATATAAATTGTTGTTTTATTAGTGAAAATAATCCATGAAAAAAATAATCCCCATAACTTTCTTCATGCTCCTGGTGCTTATTGTGGGTGCCAAAGACATGAAAATTTTAAGCCCTGATAAAAAAATTCAGTTAACCATAAGTACGGGCTCAGCCAATAGGCCAGGTTTAAACTATAGTGTAATGTTTAAAGGGCGGGTAGTGCTTGCAGCTTCGCCTATGGGGTTCGAATTTGAGCACGAAATTCCTTTATCTAATCACCTTGAGGTGGTTTCGGTTAACGAAAAATTAAATAATACTATGTGGAAACCTGTTTATGGCGAGCGGAGTAGTTATCCTGATTTTTACCGGGCTGTTACCATTCAGTTGAAAGAAACAACTAAACCTTTCCGCTCGTTTTCTATCGATTGCCGGGTGTACAATGAAGGACTTGCTTTCAGGTATAATATCAATACCAACAAACCGCTAACCATTACCCGCGAGCTTACCGGTTTTCAGTTTACTGACGATCACCCATCGTGGATTGCACAGCACTCACAGGCTAGCTATGTAGAAGGGAAGGTTAGTAAAACAATGAATGAATTGGAAAGGCCTTACGTAATTAAAACCCAACCCGATTGTTTTGTGGCTTTGGGCGAGGCCGCTTTAACCGATTATACACAGATGAGGTTTAGCCGTTCTGCTATCGACAGCTTATTATTGCTGGCCGCACTTAAAGGAAAAGTGCTTTTCGATCACAGTTTTTCTACTCCCTGGCGTTATGTGATGATCGCTGAGTCGGAAGCTAAGTTGTTGGAAAATAATTATCTGGTATTAAATTTAAATAAGCCTAATGCGCTGAAAGATGTGCCGTGGATAAAACCTGGCAAAGTCATTCGCGAGGTTACTTTAACCACTACCGGCGGGAAAGCATGTATCGATTTTGCCGCTAAACATAAACTCAGCTATGTAGAATTTGATGCGGGCTGGTATGGGCACGAATATGATAATGCCGCCAGTGCCCTGGCCGTAAATGTCGATACTTCCAGGTCTCCAGGACCTTTAAATCTGCACGAAATCATTGATTATGGTAAGCAAAAGGGGGTTGGTATTATTTTATATGTTAACCAAAGAGCCCTGTCAAAACAACTCGATACCATTCTTCCATTGTACAAATCGTGGGGAGTAAAAGGCATCAAATATGGTTTTGTGAATGTAAGCTCGCAAGCGCATATTACCTGGTTGCACGAAGCCATCCGGAAAGCCGCTGCCCATCAGCTGATGCTCGATATTCACGACGATTACCGCCCAACCGGTTACTCGCGTACTTACCCTAATTTAATCACCCAGGAAGGTGTAAGGGGAGATGAAGAAAGCCCTGATAACAGACAGGCCTTAATTACTATATTTACCCGTATGCTGGCTGGTGCTGCCGATGCTACCAATTGCTATTTTGCTCCGAGGGTTAATCAAATGGGCTCGCATGCCTCGCAGATGGCAAAGGCAATTTGTATTTACAGCCCATGGCAGTTCGTGTATTGGTACGATAGGCCCGTAGGTTCGCCCTTGGGTAAAGGCGGAGCGGGGACTAACACTTCGGCGGCAAAAACAGCAGTGCCGGTAATTGAAGAAATTCCCGATCTGGGTTTTTACGATGCCTTACCAACCGTATGGGACGATACTCGGGTACTGGAAGGCAAAATTGGCGCTTATGCAACCATCGCCCGAAGAAATGGCGATAACTGGTATGTAGGATCTTTAACCGATCAGGCCAGAAAGTTTAGTTTAGCTTTCAGTTTTTTAAAAAAGAATGTAAAATATGAAGCAACGCTTTATGCCGATGATGACAGCCTGCAAACTGATACTAAAATCTACATCAGGCGGATAAAAGTAGATTCGGCAACTGTTTTAGATCTAGATTTAAAAAACAAAAATGGAGTAGCGATAATTATAAAAGCCTTAAATCGATAAAAACGATTTCTAACTCAACGCTAATATGGTTTTACAATCATCAAAAAAGCATCAGTAAAAGTCAAAATCTGAGGAGTTTTTAAGGAGCGCTGTTCCTAATTTAGGCCAAACAAATCATCCCCTCTTTGCTCTTGGATTAAGTATACAAGCTCTTCCCTGCCATTTGGTTGGGAAGAGTTTTGGTAAATACTGCAGGGATTTTAAAATCTATTGGTAAAAAATAGAACGGCGAAATCAAAGCAAACACTATACAGTTTTAATACTTTTCAAGTATGCTGGTGCAAATAAAACATCAATATTGGTCAATTTGTCATCAGTTTTGAAGACTTTAAATTGGCTAATTTAGCAGTGATATGATCATCGATCATCTTTTTGATAAACAACACACAAACAAATTTATGAAGAAAACATTATTGATTAATTTTGTGTTGCTGCTATATTTTGTGAGCAGCCAGGCACAGTCTATTCAGCTAAAAACCGACGATCTGGGACTGAATATTTCCTCATCAGGGCAAATTACCGCCATGTTAAACCCTAAAACGGGCAAGAACTACCTGGCTGCCGGAGTAAAAGCACCTTTGTTAAAAATCCAAACCGGTGAGCAGTGGGAAGAACCTGAACAGGCTGCATTCAATCCTAAATCGGGTACCATTACACTGACTTTTGCAGCTTCAAAAGTTTCTGCCGATGTTAAAATTAGCCAAAAGAAAACCCACCTGGTTTTTGAATTGATACGTTTAAGTGCAAAAGATAAAGTAAACGCGGTGATTTGGGGGCCATATCCAACCGTTATTGCTAAAACCATTGGCGAAGTGGTTGGTGTAGTACGCGATGGTAGTTACGCGATTGGACTTCAAGCTTTAAATGTGAAAACACTGGGCGGTGTGCTAAATAATGCAGAAGGAGCCGATTATTCAAGAGGTTCGGTAGCAGTAAGTCAGCCTTATGGCAGTAGTTTGCAGGCTTTTAGTCTCGATCGGTCAAAAGATAGGAAGCATACTGTTTGGAACCAATATCCCAATATGCCCGTTAAGGCAATTGCAAACGAAACCACTGTAGGTTCGAAAATTGCACTTTTTGGATCTCCTGAAAATGAGGTGCTAACGCGTATTGGTGCAATCGAACTTGCCGAAGGCCTGCCACATCCCTTAATTAATGGCGTTTGGCACAAACAGTCGCCCGAAACCGGACGAGCCTACATGATTTCTGATTTTGATGAAAGCAATATCGATTCTATGTTGAACTATACGCAGCAGGCAGGACTAATGTCGCTCTATCAGGAAGGACCGTTTCAATCGTGGGGACATTTTATTTTAAACCCTACAGCCTTTCCTCATGGGAATGCAGGCATGAAAGCTTGTGTAGATAAGGCATCGAAAAAAGGTATCCGTATCGGTGTGCATACTCTTAGTAATTTTGTGAATACCAACGATCCTTATGTTACGCCAATGCCCGATAAGCGGCTTGCTTTAACTGGTAGCTCCATCTTAACCGAAGAAATAGCGCCCACAGCTACAGAAATTACAGTCGAATCCAACGAATATTTTAAAAATATAAAGCCAAGTACTTTACACGCAGTAGTTATTGGCGATGAAATTATCCGTTTTCGTGAAGTAACGGCTACAGCTCCTTACAAATTGCTCGATTGCCAGCGTGGAGCTTATGGTACAAAAGCTACTGCACATGTTAGAGGAACAGCGATCGGGATGATGATGGATTATCCTTACAATACACTCTTTACCAGTTTTAACCTTCAGCAAGAAATTGCCGGGAATTTAGGTCGTTTCTTTAACGAAACAGGCATTTCGCAAATGGATTTTGACGGACATGAAGGTTGTTTGTCGGCCGGAGAAGGTGATTATGGTATGCAGGCTTTTGCCGAAAAGGTTTTTAAAGATACTAAACACACTTTGGTTAATGGCACCAGCAGATCTAGCCATTACTACTGGCACATTTGTCATTACTGGAACTGGGGCGAGCCATGGTATGGTGGGTTCCGCGAATCACAGGGTGATTACAGATTAGAAAATCAGCCCTTTCTCGAAAGAAATTACATGCCTAATATGTTAGGCTGGTTTTTACTTTCCTCAACTACCACTGCTGAAGATATTGAATGGATGATGGCCAGGGCTGCCGGTTATCATGCCGGTTTTGCTTTGGTTGCGCGGTATAAAAGCCTGCAAAAAAATCCAAATACAAGCCAGTTACTCGCGCTCATTAAACTTTGGCAGGAGGCTTACAGAAAGAACATTTTTAGCGCAGACCAGCTTAGCCGGTTAAAAAATCCTGAAAACGACTTCCATCTCGAACAAAATAACCAGGGCTGGAAGTTGTATCCTTTTAAAAAAATCAAATTTGAACACACCAAACAACTACTACAGCCCGGGCAACCAACCTTTTCAGAATGGCAATTTACCAATAGCAATGCCGAGCAGCCTTTAAATTTTACGCTTACATTTACTGGTAAGGAAGGAGTAATTCGCAATCCCTGGCTCGAGCTGGACGGTTATTTTAAACTCGAACTACCAGGCGAATTTGAAGCCGGCACTTCAATTGTATGCAATGGTACAACAGTTAAAGTTTATAATAGTAAAGGTGGTTTTAAAAAGGAAATTACCTTAAAGCAACCTGTTCCAGCTTTAAAAACCGGTAAACATACCATCAAATTTGATTGCGGATTTACTGATGAGAGCGAAATAATCAACCGGTTTATCATTAAAACCATCAGTAATGCAGAGGTGATTCCGAACAAGTAATTATCAGATTTATGCCCGTTACACCTGTTATTGCCAGGCTGCGACAAATAAAATCAAAACCTCATTTTTCAGTGGTTTGTGTTAGCACAAACCACTGTTAAGCATAAAATCTTTTCCCAAGGGCAAGCTCCATTGCCAGTTTACCTCGCTAACTGTCCAAGTCAGCCGGCAATATGCCTGTTTCAATATTTTATTGCTGTTTTTTGCCCGTTAATGCAACTAGTTTTGGCTATACATTTAATAGGAAAGACTAAATAGACCATTAAAAGCAATAAAATCATGAACGAATTATCAATTAAAAAACAAATAGGCCTTTGGGGTAAAATAACAATGTATTTTGTTGTATTTCTGCTAAGCGGTTTGGGTGCTGCACAGGCTACTGAAATTAATTTAACCGATAGCAATACTTTAGTTAGCAAGCCATTGGTGGCGCTAAAGCATATAAAGGCAGGCGTACTGGATGTGGGTTACGCCGAGGCCGGCCTGGCTGATGGGGAAACAGTTATCCTGCTTCATGGCTGGCCTTACGATATAGACAGTTATAGTGAAGTAACAGGCATTCTTGTTGCAAAAGGCTATCATGTATTGGTGC is drawn from Pedobacter sp. HDW13 and contains these coding sequences:
- a CDS encoding AraC family transcriptional regulator: MEYRYENFNFPPNQSFTIRTEPLELIKYTHMKCHLNFEIALIENCEGKRFIGDHTGDFKGSDLILMGGYLPHCWQYYGSVNSYQQPRVTVVHFFPDFLGKDLLDKPEARHLKELFHNASKGIRFTGNTLETAKSLLQEMLVSKGLHRASLMLHLLDVLAQSGEYSILATPGFNIVDNSADADKINLIYDYIFKNFKETISLSHVAGLVNMNPAAFCRFFKAKTNRTLLDFIKEVRIGFAAKLLIEGTCNVSEACYSSGHNNLSNFNKHFKEIKGQSPRSFVKEYAD
- a CDS encoding glycoside hydrolase family 97 protein — encoded protein: MKKIIPITFFMLLVLIVGAKDMKILSPDKKIQLTISTGSANRPGLNYSVMFKGRVVLAASPMGFEFEHEIPLSNHLEVVSVNEKLNNTMWKPVYGERSSYPDFYRAVTIQLKETTKPFRSFSIDCRVYNEGLAFRYNINTNKPLTITRELTGFQFTDDHPSWIAQHSQASYVEGKVSKTMNELERPYVIKTQPDCFVALGEAALTDYTQMRFSRSAIDSLLLLAALKGKVLFDHSFSTPWRYVMIAESEAKLLENNYLVLNLNKPNALKDVPWIKPGKVIREVTLTTTGGKACIDFAAKHKLSYVEFDAGWYGHEYDNAASALAVNVDTSRSPGPLNLHEIIDYGKQKGVGIILYVNQRALSKQLDTILPLYKSWGVKGIKYGFVNVSSQAHITWLHEAIRKAAAHQLMLDIHDDYRPTGYSRTYPNLITQEGVRGDEESPDNRQALITIFTRMLAGAADATNCYFAPRVNQMGSHASQMAKAICIYSPWQFVYWYDRPVGSPLGKGGAGTNTSAAKTAVPVIEEIPDLGFYDALPTVWDDTRVLEGKIGAYATIARRNGDNWYVGSLTDQARKFSLAFSFLKKNVKYEATLYADDDSLQTDTKIYIRRIKVDSATVLDLDLKNKNGVAIIIKALNR